A stretch of the Notamacropus eugenii isolate mMacEug1 chromosome 2, mMacEug1.pri_v2, whole genome shotgun sequence genome encodes the following:
- the C2H17orf67 gene encoding uncharacterized protein C17orf67 homolog gives MKMLLTLFLFLFTLTIFSDSSPILTEKQAKQLLRSRRQDRPSKPGFPDEPMREYMLHLLQLEHRAEEQFLEHWLNPHCKPHCDRNLVHPI, from the exons ATGAAGATGTTACTGACCCTGTTCCTCTTTCTCTTCACCCTGACCATCTTTTCAG ATTCTTCCCCAATACTGACAGAAAAACAAGCAAAGCAACTCTTGAGAAGTCGGAGACAGGATCGGCCTAGCAAACCTGGTTTTCCTGATGAGCCAATGCGG gaatacaTGCTTCACCTTCTTCAACTGGAGCACAGAGCAGAGGAGCAATTCCTTGAACACTGGCTGAATCCACACTGCAAGCCACATTGTGACAGGAATCTGGTCCATCCTATCTAA
- the LOC140528702 gene encoding isopentenyl-diphosphate Delta-isomerase 1-like: MPEINTDNLDEQQVQLLAEMCILIDENDNKIGAETKKNCHLNENIDKGCFTNTCCSHPLSNPVELEENNAIGVRRAAQRRLKAELGIPMEQVPPEDICYLTRIHYKAQSDGIWGEHEIDYILFVRKNVTLDPDPNEIKSYCYVTKKELEELLEKAANGEIKITPWFKIIAETFLFKWWDNLNHLNRFVEHEKIHRM; this comes from the coding sequence ATGCCTGAAATAAACACTGACAATCTTGATGAGCAGCAAGTTCAGCTCCTTGCAGAGATGTGCATTCTTATTGATGAAAATGATAACAAGATTGGTGCAGAGACTAAAAAGAATTGCCACCTGAATGAAAACATTGATAAAGGCTGTTTTACAAACACTTGTTGTAGTCATCCACTAAGCAACCCAGTGGAACTGGAAGAAAATAACGCCATTGGAGTAAGGCGGGCAGCTCAGAGACGTTTAAAAGCTGAACTAGGAATTCCCATGGAACAGGTTCCTCCAGAAGATATTTGCTATCTAACACGAATCCACTACAAGGCACAATCTGATGGGATTTGGGGAGAACatgaaattgattatatcttGTTTGTGAGGAAGAATGTAACCTTAGATCCAGATCCCAATGAGATTAAAAGCTATTGTTATGTGACcaaaaaagaactagaagaacTCCTGGAAAAAGCAGCTAATGGTGAAATTAAGATTACACCCTGGTTCAAAATCATTGCtgagacttttctttttaaatggtgGGATAACTTGAATCACTTGAATAGATTTGTTGAACATGAGAAAATTCATAGAATGTAA